The following coding sequences are from one Bacteroidales bacterium WCE2008 window:
- a CDS encoding hypothetical protein (manually curated), with translation MHPVYYISVQSEKESDSKGKICPLNCTMEELAVLRFLKENPKATQEMTAKHIHRSERTVKSMTVRLTEKEYLARKNGKRDG, from the coding sequence TTGCATCCAGTATATTATATTAGCGTTCAAAGTGAAAAAGAGAGTGATTCAAAGGGCAAAATTTGCCCTTTGAATTGCACTATGGAAGAGTTGGCCGTGCTGCGATTCTTAAAAGAGAATCCTAAAGCTACCCAAGAAATGACGGCCAAACATATACATCGCTCGGAAAGGACTGTCAAATCAATGACAGTCCGTCTTACCGAGAAAGAATACCTTGCCCGCAAGAACGGCAAGCGTGATGGCTGA
- a CDS encoding Metal-dependent hydrolase, endonuclease/exonuclease/phosphatase family — protein sequence MRKRFCFVALTVFLGASINVSCQQETVDKNDLPEESLENVRFTTSLADDLLSTKTTMNRSGSNVTFNWQTGDKLAIRQIHHRQGFTEPIIQMQATDGLTSTSNPVFTAGFPVVNLNKILEYPGHSGKKFMYQAFYPSSHAQLNPSNKGDLAGCVRLAIPYQQKPKANSFDPAADLLYSDPVYLATQSASDIAGSSPTLKFNRLVAIGIMTLNNLDIPSGDKPSTVEFISMSQGLPLAGNVAARHTTDEFSLDNIICSFSKNSITMDCANLSVSNKTLVLHFTCLPAAFTAGKTFKVRVTTKNNRNYEKTVTVPSGKSLEFFSGKATAFSVNMNGTAVSGTTSDSVAPVSKTVTMMTYNVCIFDMYNRLVENKSFLADRNIYDDIAAVINATGATLVGLNEVDNNRERTGYVNQASQLKSRMNALRPSGQKTWKHHFAAAIAYSDNEGYGNAVLFDSAEHPEITSRKIPLPNKDASGHTISYPIWDSNGNQTGTKNEETRCVSVLETEDCVFASVHIGLCDAGRQRQVDSLNKWFNSRYFNCDKPVFLCGDFNATPEIVPGDYNAMINVDELMGPDWVRVTADMPLTHPSKRPFTNKRLDHFFVYQHSTVHDVTLTSEMVVRNRYDQLGIGTRDNQEMILLSDHYPVVVTFTWTPADQLGFSSNFGDNNKAGKNTTLVNVSNSF from the coding sequence ATGAGAAAAAGATTTTGTTTTGTCGCCTTGACCGTTTTCTTAGGCGCAAGTATCAATGTCTCTTGTCAGCAGGAGACTGTCGACAAGAATGACCTCCCTGAGGAAAGTTTGGAAAATGTCCGTTTTACCACATCGCTGGCTGACGACCTGCTTTCAACGAAGACCACTATGAACCGTAGCGGAAGCAACGTAACATTCAACTGGCAGACAGGGGATAAGCTTGCTATCAGGCAGATACACCACCGTCAGGGTTTTACGGAACCGATAATCCAGATGCAGGCGACCGATGGTCTTACAAGTACTTCAAATCCTGTGTTTACAGCCGGATTCCCTGTAGTGAATCTGAATAAGATTCTCGAGTATCCCGGACATAGCGGAAAGAAGTTTATGTATCAGGCATTCTATCCGTCTTCACATGCTCAGCTTAACCCTTCGAACAAGGGCGATCTGGCCGGATGCGTGAGACTTGCCATTCCTTACCAGCAGAAACCTAAGGCCAATTCATTCGACCCGGCTGCCGACCTGCTGTATTCAGATCCTGTATATCTGGCCACCCAGAGCGCATCTGATATAGCCGGCTCTTCTCCAACTTTGAAATTCAACCGTCTTGTAGCTATAGGAATAATGACATTGAATAACCTCGATATCCCTTCAGGTGACAAGCCTTCGACTGTCGAGTTCATTTCGATGTCCCAGGGCCTTCCGCTCGCCGGTAATGTCGCAGCACGTCATACTACCGACGAATTCTCTCTGGATAACATTATCTGCAGCTTCAGCAAGAATTCCATCACCATGGACTGCGCGAACCTTTCCGTAAGCAACAAGACTCTCGTACTGCATTTCACCTGTCTCCCGGCAGCATTCACGGCAGGGAAGACCTTCAAGGTAAGGGTTACCACAAAGAATAACAGGAATTACGAGAAGACTGTCACCGTGCCGTCCGGAAAAAGCCTCGAATTCTTCTCAGGCAAGGCTACCGCTTTCTCTGTCAACATGAACGGGACTGCCGTGTCCGGCACCACGAGCGACTCCGTGGCTCCTGTCTCCAAGACCGTAACCATGATGACATACAATGTATGCATATTCGACATGTATAACAGGTTGGTTGAAAACAAATCATTCCTTGCTGACCGCAATATATATGATGATATCGCTGCTGTCATAAATGCAACCGGGGCAACTCTTGTCGGTCTCAATGAAGTTGACAATAATCGCGAAAGAACGGGCTATGTCAACCAGGCAAGCCAGCTCAAGAGCCGGATGAACGCGCTGCGTCCATCAGGGCAGAAGACATGGAAACACCATTTCGCCGCAGCGATAGCCTACTCCGATAATGAAGGATACGGGAATGCTGTTCTCTTCGACTCTGCTGAACATCCGGAGATTACCTCCCGCAAGATTCCGCTTCCAAATAAAGATGCGTCTGGCCATACCATCTCTTACCCTATATGGGATTCCAACGGAAACCAGACTGGAACCAAGAATGAGGAGACTCGCTGTGTCTCTGTCCTGGAAACCGAGGACTGTGTGTTCGCATCTGTCCATATTGGATTGTGCGATGCGGGAAGACAGCGTCAGGTTGACTCTCTGAACAAATGGTTCAACAGTCGTTACTTCAACTGCGACAAGCCTGTTTTCCTGTGTGGTGACTTTAATGCTACTCCTGAAATCGTTCCAGGAGACTATAACGCTATGATAAACGTCGATGAGCTTATGGGACCTGACTGGGTGCGTGTCACAGCTGACATGCCGCTGACCCATCCTAGTAAGCGTCCATTCACAAACAAGCGCCTGGACCATTTCTTTGTCTATCAGCATTCGACCGTCCATGATGTCACCCTTACCAGTGAGATGGTCGTAAGAAATCGTTACGATCAACTTGGCATTGGGACCCGGGATAATCAGGAAATGATATTATTGTCCGACCATTATCCGGTCGTCGTGACATTCACATGGACGCCGGCCGACCAGCTCGGCTTCTCCAGCAACTTCGGTGACAACAACAAGGCAGGGAAGAACACAACCCTGGTAAACGTCAGCAACAGCTTCTAA
- a CDS encoding DNA polymerase-3 subunit epsilon, producing the protein MKDFAAIDFETANECRSSVCSVGVVIVRDGEIVDRFYSLIHPEPEYYQWFCRQVHGLGPEDTEDAPVFPYVWEKVAPLIEGLPLVAHNSRFDEGCLKEVFQVYRMDYPDYVFYDTLAASRRHFGCQLPNHQLQTVAAACGYDLSQHHHALADAEACARIALTII; encoded by the coding sequence ATGAAAGATTTTGCAGCAATAGATTTCGAGACGGCAAACGAATGCCGGTCCAGCGTATGCAGCGTAGGAGTAGTGATCGTACGCGACGGAGAGATCGTAGATCGCTTCTACAGCCTTATCCATCCGGAACCGGAATATTACCAGTGGTTCTGCAGGCAAGTGCATGGCCTGGGACCTGAAGATACGGAAGACGCCCCGGTGTTTCCGTATGTATGGGAAAAAGTAGCACCTCTGATCGAAGGACTCCCGCTTGTCGCGCATAACAGCCGATTCGATGAAGGTTGCCTTAAGGAAGTCTTCCAGGTATATCGGATGGACTATCCGGACTATGTTTTCTATGATACTCTGGCCGCCTCGAGACGCCATTTCGGCTGTCAGCTCCCGAACCATCAGCTCCAGACGGTCGCGGCCGCCTGCGGATATGATCTTTCTCAGCATCATCATGCCCTCGCCGATGCCGAGGCCTGCGCCCGCATCGCACTAACGATAATTTAG
- a CDS encoding Peptidoglycan/LPS O-acetylase OafA/YrhL, contains acyltransferase and SGNH-hydrolase domains yields MKQNIYLSSKPRYDILDGLRGVAAFMVILFHFFENYCPEGGLQHINHGFLAVDFFFVLSGFVIGYAYDDRWDRMTTWGFFKRRLTRLHPMVIAGTVIGASLLFFQASAFPKILDISLWMFLLCFFMGLLMIPCPPSLDMRGWAEMNTFNGPNWSLTYEYLGNILYALVLRRLPKWGLAVLMAVAAFFTLDLTLGWDVLKFFPGGPHFSVVGGWCITPDQIYVGLTRLSYPFLCGLLISRILPSYRSESNPSGSPLHLKGGFWWASIMLVVLFSIPCVGGRHGVSDGLYQAVCILLLFPVIVLIGAGSQTRHSISTKVCKWLGEISYPLYITHYPFIYMHFSFHRAHPDAPLWIKIAISAGVLVISVIVAWGVYKVYDLPVRTWLTERWLKKGSK; encoded by the coding sequence ATGAAACAAAACATTTATCTTTCCTCCAAACCGAGGTATGACATTCTCGATGGCCTGAGAGGAGTTGCCGCTTTCATGGTGATACTCTTCCATTTTTTTGAAAATTATTGCCCTGAAGGGGGCCTGCAGCACATTAATCATGGCTTTCTTGCCGTGGATTTCTTCTTTGTGCTTTCCGGCTTCGTGATCGGATACGCATATGACGACCGATGGGACAGAATGACGACCTGGGGCTTCTTCAAGCGTCGTCTTACCCGACTGCATCCGATGGTGATTGCCGGGACCGTAATAGGAGCCAGCCTGTTATTCTTCCAGGCTTCCGCTTTCCCGAAAATCCTCGACATCAGTCTCTGGATGTTCCTTCTCTGCTTTTTCATGGGTCTGCTCATGATACCGTGCCCTCCTTCGCTGGACATGCGCGGCTGGGCCGAGATGAACACATTCAACGGGCCGAACTGGTCGCTTACTTACGAATACCTGGGGAACATCCTTTACGCCCTGGTACTAAGGAGACTCCCGAAATGGGGTCTGGCCGTTCTTATGGCCGTGGCCGCGTTCTTCACTCTCGACCTGACCCTCGGTTGGGATGTACTGAAGTTCTTTCCTGGCGGCCCGCATTTCAGCGTAGTCGGAGGCTGGTGCATCACTCCCGACCAGATTTATGTCGGCCTCACCAGACTGTCCTATCCTTTCCTCTGCGGACTCTTGATTTCCAGAATACTCCCTTCATACAGATCGGAGAGCAATCCCAGCGGGAGCCCTCTGCATCTCAAAGGAGGCTTCTGGTGGGCATCGATCATGCTGGTCGTCCTCTTCAGCATCCCTTGCGTAGGAGGCCGGCACGGCGTTTCTGACGGCTTATATCAGGCCGTATGCATTCTGCTTCTCTTCCCTGTCATCGTACTGATCGGAGCCGGAAGCCAGACAAGACACAGCATTTCTACGAAGGTCTGCAAATGGCTCGGCGAAATCTCCTATCCGCTGTACATTACCCATTATCCCTTCATTTACATGCATTTTTCCTTCCACAGGGCGCATCCGGACGCTCCTCTTTGGATTAAAATTGCGATATCTGCAGGAGTCCTCGTAATCTCGGTCATAGTGGCCTGGGGCGTGTATAAGGTGTATGACCTTCCAGTGAGGACCTGGCTTACCGAGCGCTGGCTGAAAAAGGGTTCCAAGTAA
- a CDS encoding alpha-1,2-mannosidase, putative — MHVKQPFLIGGLLLMCTAACVNPLKSEVDPFIGTGFHGHTFPGATTPNGLVQLSPDTRTEDWDACSGYHYSDDAILGFSHTHLSGTGCADLGDFLFTPAIGNVTEVDGKYSIAPLPFSHDNETAAPGYYSVKFPERGIDVELTATARTGAHKYIFKGEGKRHILINLVHGMGEPEIHEVSVSQVGPDEITGTKVQSWWISGRGVYFNAKFSEPIEEYEPKGDTQVLLTFAENVKKLEVLVGISMTDEANAKTNRIKETEGKSFDEIRLEATRIWDDKLGVINVEGGSEDLRKVFYTSLYHTMITPNLISDCDAKPFYSTLSLWDVFRTWAPLENLIDPQLISGMIDSMLESYDRNGILPVWPLAHGETWCMIGYHSIPVIADAWLCGIRTFDGNKALDAMVSSSNQDETSPGYNKYGYVPSDLYGQAVSETLEMAYDDWCIARMAEDLGRKDIAEEYFARSKRYENLFDPSTRFFRGKNSDGKWVDNFDPLVKTDDYTEAIPWQFRFFVPHDFANFEKLMGGREKTAAALDSLFTYEAIEVTDEILDMTGLIGEYAHGNEPSHNMAYLFYFVDQPSKSQHYVRRILNELYTATPEGISGNEDCGQMSAWYVMSALGIYPVCPASGQFYFAAPLFSKAEVKLGNGKVLTILADHPEYEYISGVTFNGEPVENNYITYNELLKGGELSFTLSKDPVE, encoded by the coding sequence ATGCACGTTAAACAACCATTTCTTATCGGCGGTCTGCTGCTTATGTGCACAGCCGCCTGCGTCAACCCACTCAAATCTGAAGTGGATCCTTTCATAGGAACCGGATTCCATGGTCATACATTCCCTGGAGCCACCACTCCTAACGGCCTTGTCCAGCTCAGCCCGGATACCCGTACTGAAGACTGGGATGCCTGCAGTGGCTATCATTACAGCGATGACGCCATCCTCGGTTTCTCACACACTCACCTCAGCGGCACTGGCTGTGCGGATCTTGGAGACTTCCTTTTCACTCCGGCTATCGGAAATGTGACTGAAGTCGACGGAAAGTACTCGATAGCCCCGCTTCCTTTCTCACATGACAATGAAACAGCCGCTCCCGGTTATTACAGCGTGAAATTCCCGGAAAGAGGCATCGACGTCGAGCTTACGGCAACTGCCCGCACCGGCGCCCATAAATATATCTTCAAAGGTGAAGGCAAACGCCATATCCTCATCAATCTCGTCCATGGAATGGGCGAGCCTGAAATCCACGAAGTTTCGGTCTCTCAGGTAGGCCCTGACGAAATCACCGGAACTAAGGTTCAGTCATGGTGGATCTCAGGACGTGGAGTCTATTTCAATGCTAAATTCTCCGAACCTATCGAGGAATACGAGCCAAAGGGTGACACTCAGGTTCTGCTTACTTTCGCTGAAAATGTCAAGAAACTCGAGGTCCTCGTAGGTATTTCCATGACAGACGAGGCAAATGCCAAGACAAACAGGATCAAAGAGACGGAAGGCAAGTCATTCGACGAAATCAGACTCGAGGCTACCAGAATCTGGGATGATAAACTCGGCGTAATCAATGTGGAAGGTGGTAGCGAGGATCTCCGCAAGGTATTCTACACCTCCCTTTACCACACCATGATCACTCCTAACCTCATCAGCGACTGCGACGCCAAGCCGTTCTACTCGACTCTCTCCCTCTGGGATGTCTTCAGGACATGGGCTCCGCTCGAGAATCTCATCGATCCTCAGCTGATCTCCGGAATGATTGACAGCATGCTGGAATCATACGACCGCAACGGCATCCTTCCTGTATGGCCTCTCGCTCATGGTGAGACCTGGTGCATGATCGGTTATCACAGCATCCCTGTAATCGCTGACGCATGGCTTTGCGGCATCCGCACATTCGACGGCAACAAGGCCCTCGACGCAATGGTTTCTTCATCAAATCAGGACGAGACTTCCCCTGGCTACAACAAGTATGGCTATGTGCCTTCAGACCTCTATGGCCAGGCCGTTTCCGAGACTCTCGAGATGGCTTACGATGACTGGTGCATCGCCAGAATGGCTGAGGATCTCGGCAGAAAGGACATCGCTGAAGAGTACTTCGCCCGCTCAAAGAGATACGAAAATCTTTTCGATCCTTCTACCCGTTTCTTCAGAGGAAAGAACAGCGATGGCAAATGGGTTGACAACTTCGATCCGCTCGTGAAGACCGACGATTATACAGAGGCGATTCCTTGGCAGTTCAGATTCTTCGTTCCTCATGACTTCGCCAATTTCGAGAAACTTATGGGCGGACGCGAAAAGACAGCGGCTGCTCTCGATTCTCTCTTCACATATGAGGCTATCGAGGTCACCGATGAAATCCTTGACATGACCGGTCTTATCGGAGAATATGCCCACGGAAACGAGCCTAGCCACAATATGGCTTATCTGTTCTACTTCGTGGACCAGCCGTCCAAGTCCCAGCACTATGTCCGCAGAATCCTTAACGAGCTCTATACAGCTACTCCTGAGGGGATCTCAGGCAACGAAGACTGCGGTCAGATGTCAGCATGGTACGTAATGTCGGCTCTTGGTATCTATCCTGTATGCCCGGCATCCGGACAGTTCTATTTTGCCGCTCCTCTGTTCAGCAAGGCTGAAGTCAAGCTCGGCAACGGAAAGGTTCTTACCATCCTCGCAGATCATCCTGAGTATGAATATATCTCCGGCGTAACCTTCAACGGCGAGCCGGTCGAAAACAACTATATCACTTACAACGAACTTCTCAAGGGCGGTGAACTTTCATTCACGCTCTCCAAAGATCCTGTAGAGTAA
- a CDS encoding para-nitrobenzyl esterase, whose amino-acid sequence MKKPLIILMALALMGCEAVNPVLDIEGGKVQGVKTELKDVYVYRGIPYAAPPIGELRWKAPQPVVPWEGVLVADKFGHPGYQSVHYPGGYTTEWGYGDEAPYSEDCLYLNVWTPAPGKTDAKLPVALWIHGGGFREGWGSEPEFDAKEWAARGVVLVSINYRLGIFGFLTHPELAAENPYGVSGNYGLLDQIESLKWIRKNIEQFGGDPENVMIFGQSAGGGSVRFLCESPLTEGLFNKAIIMSAGGLGRAPRVPMTLDEAQQKSKEVLDWGGLTDLKKMRSASTETLYALGNIYFSATGQWARLTMQPIVDGKVLLREFDEAALSNTLHQVPYMIGFTQDDMGDMGDGIAAFCINREELGQKAYAYQFARPLPTDGRANVLKGAFHSSDLWFVFKSLEHCWRPWTQGDWDLSDKMIGAWTNFAKYGDPNGPDGGVWKPYTKENPEFMIFKLDENDAEASAPGNPLPKNK is encoded by the coding sequence ATGAAGAAACCTTTAATCATTCTGATGGCACTTGCACTTATGGGTTGCGAGGCTGTAAATCCCGTCCTTGACATAGAAGGCGGAAAAGTCCAGGGCGTTAAGACAGAGCTCAAAGACGTCTATGTCTATCGTGGAATCCCTTATGCAGCACCCCCGATCGGAGAGCTTCGCTGGAAAGCTCCACAGCCGGTAGTTCCGTGGGAAGGAGTACTGGTCGCCGACAAATTCGGCCATCCGGGCTACCAGAGCGTCCATTATCCTGGCGGCTATACGACAGAATGGGGATACGGAGACGAAGCTCCATACAGCGAGGATTGTCTCTATCTCAATGTATGGACCCCTGCTCCAGGCAAGACTGACGCGAAGCTCCCTGTAGCTCTTTGGATCCATGGCGGCGGCTTCCGCGAAGGCTGGGGCTCAGAGCCGGAATTCGACGCAAAGGAATGGGCTGCGAGAGGAGTAGTCCTCGTTTCAATAAACTATCGTCTCGGAATATTCGGATTCCTTACCCATCCTGAGCTCGCTGCCGAGAATCCTTACGGAGTCTCCGGCAACTATGGACTTCTCGACCAGATCGAGTCTCTCAAGTGGATCCGCAAGAACATCGAGCAGTTCGGCGGCGATCCTGAAAATGTAATGATATTCGGCCAGAGCGCAGGCGGCGGCAGCGTCCGCTTCCTCTGCGAATCCCCTCTTACAGAAGGTCTCTTCAATAAGGCTATAATCATGAGTGCAGGCGGTCTCGGACGCGCTCCAAGAGTTCCTATGACTCTCGACGAGGCTCAGCAGAAGTCCAAGGAAGTTCTTGACTGGGGCGGCCTCACCGACCTCAAGAAGATGCGCTCAGCTTCTACAGAGACTCTCTATGCCCTCGGAAACATCTATTTCAGCGCTACAGGACAGTGGGCCCGTCTTACTATGCAGCCTATTGTTGACGGCAAGGTCCTCCTTCGTGAATTCGACGAAGCGGCTCTCTCGAATACTCTCCATCAGGTTCCTTATATGATCGGTTTCACACAGGACGACATGGGCGACATGGGCGATGGAATCGCAGCATTCTGTATCAATCGCGAAGAACTCGGCCAGAAAGCCTATGCATATCAGTTCGCCCGTCCTCTTCCTACCGACGGCCGTGCAAACGTCCTGAAAGGCGCTTTCCACTCATCCGACCTCTGGTTTGTCTTCAAATCTCTCGAGCATTGCTGGAGACCATGGACCCAGGGCGACTGGGATCTTTCCGACAAGATGATCGGAGCATGGACCAATTTCGCCAAATATGGCGACCCTAACGGTCCTGACGGAGGCGTATGGAAACCTTACACCAAGGAAAATCCTGAATTCATGATATTCAAGCTCGACGAAAACGACGCCGAAGCCTCCGCTCCCGGCAATCCTCTCCCGAAGAACAAATAA
- a CDS encoding Hypothetical integral membrane protein (Trep_Strep), producing the protein MKRSSVLSLFFCAILWLAAICLFAFTGSIHPACYAYAGTFIPFVFALIYLYAASKLKNFGVATILNGFLLAVFLIVGEADAVMAVIFIVLAVISELLRKLYGYDTRKGTRLSFIPMAFTFYGYVSHWWTDTPGSLQAAIEEMPEGYAAKMEPVIANIPVLVVMIALVVPVSILAMRLAEKILKK; encoded by the coding sequence ATGAAACGGTCAAGTGTACTATCCCTTTTCTTTTGCGCAATCCTCTGGCTTGCTGCAATCTGTCTGTTTGCATTTACCGGCAGCATACATCCCGCATGCTATGCATACGCAGGTACATTCATTCCATTCGTGTTCGCACTCATCTATCTTTATGCGGCATCAAAGCTGAAGAATTTCGGAGTTGCGACTATCCTGAACGGATTCCTGCTTGCCGTATTCCTGATCGTCGGGGAGGCCGATGCAGTGATGGCTGTCATCTTCATCGTGCTGGCAGTGATTTCCGAACTCCTGAGGAAACTTTATGGATATGATACCAGGAAAGGTACCAGGCTGAGTTTCATTCCGATGGCATTCACATTCTACGGATATGTATCTCACTGGTGGACAGACACTCCAGGATCTCTCCAGGCCGCGATAGAAGAAATGCCGGAAGGCTATGCAGCCAAAATGGAGCCGGTAATCGCCAACATCCCGGTGCTCGTGGTCATGATAGCGCTTGTCGTCCCTGTCTCCATCCTCGCGATGCGGCTCGCCGAGAAAATATTGAAAAAATAA
- a CDS encoding Outer membrane receptor proteins, mostly Fe transport has translation MRLTFRLLPAMLFLSICSYAQNGTGKIKGVVMDDSGDEALTGATLIIEELKIGETAGKDGDFSFSGLKASTYTVSVDYMGYVAQSKKVTVTAGQTSQVNFYMKPEPLSLAQAVVLGKSEARKVREQAMPVSVISMKQLQGTVSDVQGILAKTVGVTVRSSGGVGSASRLSVRGLEGKRIGFFIDEAPMNDQSDFIDLNDIPVDMIDRIEIYKGVVPAKFGGSSMGGAVNIVLKEYPDHYADVSYSRESFNMNQAQTVFKRNLREAGIVFGIGGGYTDAENSYTMESPYVKGLKIRRDHDRFRKTLFGGSLKARKWWFDKVEFEPAFVHTYKEVQGIETDIRKAHTTSSMFVISNKLEKDDFFIEGLDLDMSSAVAYSEACLVDTAKVWYDWVGNSYPTSSIYGGELGNRFASDSKNIKKTFVNKLNLEYLIDSHNSVSINSVVTLANGSPSDPMKEKSLGKKTDFDSRMRSWVGGLTHDFRAAGDKFLNSLTVRYYWYSTKTKYQNVYTNTPAEDISINKSSLGFSDAMRYRITPAFMAKLSGGYDVRIPAENELLGNGYTIIPSEKLLPERNMSINAGLLYDVAGTHPSNLQVELSGYYMYLKDMIRFAKGILGAQYQNFGEMRTLGAELEVKADIFPFLYGYGNVTYQDLRDVREKEEGSNLPNPTKGKRMPNIPYFIANAGLEFHKENLFGGKDQNTRFFADMAFVEEYLYDFEITDDVKRRIPRNTTIDLGFEHSFLYQRLFISGKIKNVTDAKVLSEFNQPLPGRSFGIKLRYIFR, from the coding sequence ATGAGACTAACATTTAGATTATTGCCCGCAATGTTGTTCCTTAGTATCTGCTCATATGCGCAGAATGGGACAGGAAAGATAAAGGGCGTTGTAATGGATGACTCCGGAGACGAAGCATTGACCGGAGCCACATTGATAATTGAAGAACTAAAAATAGGGGAGACCGCCGGAAAAGACGGAGACTTCTCTTTCTCAGGGCTGAAGGCCTCGACCTACACTGTAAGCGTGGATTACATGGGATATGTTGCCCAGTCTAAGAAAGTCACGGTGACGGCCGGCCAGACCTCTCAGGTAAATTTCTATATGAAGCCCGAGCCTCTTTCTCTGGCACAGGCCGTAGTCCTCGGAAAAAGCGAGGCGAGAAAGGTGCGCGAACAGGCAATGCCCGTATCCGTAATCAGCATGAAGCAGCTCCAGGGAACTGTGAGCGACGTGCAGGGAATCCTGGCGAAGACTGTCGGGGTGACCGTGCGTTCCTCTGGAGGAGTCGGCAGCGCCTCCAGGCTGTCCGTACGTGGCCTTGAAGGAAAAAGGATCGGCTTCTTCATTGACGAGGCTCCTATGAATGACCAGTCTGACTTCATCGACCTGAATGACATCCCGGTAGACATGATCGACAGGATCGAAATCTACAAGGGCGTCGTTCCTGCCAAGTTCGGCGGTTCTTCGATGGGCGGTGCGGTCAACATCGTGCTGAAAGAATATCCGGACCATTATGCGGATGTCAGCTATTCACGTGAATCATTCAACATGAACCAGGCCCAGACTGTATTCAAGAGGAATCTCCGAGAGGCCGGAATAGTATTCGGCATCGGCGGTGGCTATACTGATGCCGAGAACAGCTATACGATGGAATCCCCATATGTCAAGGGCCTGAAGATCAGGAGGGACCATGACCGCTTCAGAAAAACTCTGTTTGGAGGAAGCCTGAAGGCAAGGAAATGGTGGTTTGACAAGGTCGAGTTTGAACCGGCATTCGTGCACACTTACAAGGAGGTTCAGGGAATTGAAACTGACATACGAAAGGCTCATACTACGTCCAGCATGTTTGTCATTTCGAACAAACTGGAAAAAGATGATTTCTTCATCGAAGGACTAGACCTTGACATGAGCAGTGCGGTGGCGTACTCGGAGGCATGTCTGGTAGATACGGCCAAAGTATGGTACGACTGGGTAGGTAACTCATATCCGACATCGTCAATTTATGGAGGGGAACTCGGTAACAGGTTTGCGTCCGATTCCAAGAACATCAAAAAGACTTTTGTAAACAAGCTGAATCTCGAGTATCTGATCGACAGCCATAATTCCGTCAGCATCAACTCTGTTGTCACCCTCGCTAACGGTTCTCCGTCTGACCCTATGAAGGAAAAGAGCCTGGGCAAGAAGACAGACTTCGATTCCAGGATGAGAAGCTGGGTGGGAGGATTGACCCATGATTTCCGCGCAGCAGGAGACAAATTCCTTAACTCCCTTACAGTCAGGTATTACTGGTATTCTACCAAGACCAAATATCAGAACGTTTACACAAACACTCCTGCCGAGGATATTTCAATTAACAAGTCTAGCCTGGGCTTCAGCGATGCAATGCGCTACCGTATCACTCCGGCGTTCATGGCAAAGCTTTCCGGAGGCTACGACGTCCGCATTCCTGCGGAAAACGAATTGCTTGGGAACGGATATACGATCATACCTTCAGAGAAGCTGCTGCCTGAACGTAACATGAGCATAAATGCAGGTCTTCTGTATGATGTTGCAGGAACTCATCCAAGCAACCTTCAGGTTGAGCTGAGCGGTTATTACATGTATCTCAAGGACATGATCCGTTTCGCCAAGGGAATCTTGGGAGCGCAGTATCAGAATTTCGGCGAGATGAGGACTCTCGGCGCCGAGCTGGAGGTCAAGGCGGACATTTTCCCATTCCTCTACGGATATGGAAACGTGACTTACCAGGACCTGCGCGATGTCAGGGAAAAGGAGGAGGGAAGCAACCTTCCTAATCCTACGAAAGGAAAGAGGATGCCTAACATTCCTTATTTCATAGCAAATGCCGGACTGGAATTCCATAAGGAGAATCTTTTCGGCGGTAAAGACCAGAACACCAGGTTCTTCGCAGACATGGCCTTCGTCGAGGAATATCTCTATGATTTCGAGATTACGGATGATGTAAAGCGCCGTATTCCGAGAAACACGACTATAGATCTTGGATTCGAGCACAGCTTCTTGTACCAGAGACTGTTCATATCCGGAAAAATCAAGAATGTGACAGATGCGAAGGTTCTCTCGGAGTTCAACCAACCGTTGCCTGGACGCAGTTTTGGCATCAAGCTTCGCTACATCTTCAGATAG